The genomic interval gggtggattctccatccctggagatatttcaaaagagcctggatgtggcactcagtgccatgggctgggaaccacggggggagtggagcaagggttggacttgatgagctctgaggtcccttccaacccagcccattctaggattctgtgattctatgacctgtggagctgctgctgtctctgggATGGTCAAAAAGTGGCTGTGGAAGTGGGAGCTTGCTCTGTGCTTTGCTCCCCAGAGAGCCCAAagcccctgctgctccctcagctTGAGGTCATCTCCTCTGGGCACCCTTCTCCTCCaaatgaaggagaaggaaggaaagataaCGATTTGCTTTGGGCTTTCTCACTCTCCTGAGGCTCCGAGAGTCCCCAGGTCCCTGCCTGATGTGACACAACCCAGGCTGGttgctgccaggcagggctttattttccagctctgcagacaggAGCATCTTCACATCCatcaccaggagcagcaggagggaagctGAGATGGTGCTCGGTGAGGAGCATCACCTTGCAACCCAAGATCCATGAGCAAGGAGAGGGTGTGCTGAGCCACTcagctcctggagctttctcttgcaaagaaaaaaaaaaaagaaaaaccaaacccaaacagctCCTGGCTTCATCTTCTGGGCTTCAGTTCTTCAGGATGCTCTGGACCTGCCATCAAAAGCAGGGAGATGTTTTTCCTGTGtcctcagcacccacctgctGAGTGGGGAGGTTTGGGGATCAACCACCTGGAGACCTTTCCCATTCTGCTCCccacccaccagcagctcctggctgaggACCAGAAGTTTTCCTGCAGAGAACTTTTATTTGGGGGGGGACATTGCAGGTCCGTGGGGCAGGTCCAGAAGTTGTTTTTCCACCCCACAACTCCcctcaaatattttcaaggagCGATGGTTCATCTGGGCCTGGGGGCTGCCAGGCTGATAGACctggaaaaagctttttagtGCTCCAGAAGCTTtgaaaagggggagaggaagcCAAGGTCAACCCCTGGGGGAGGTTTCATGGTCCCAGCAGAGAGGGGTTGGGAAATGCCAGCAGGAGGATGAAGGAGCAGCCTCCAGGTTTCTCTTTGTTCCAGGCTGGGTGAATGCAGGGGATGAAATGCAGGATCAAGGGAAGGCTGCTCGGGGGTGGAACCTCCTACAGCTTTTCACCAAGGTGGTTGCTCAGTGTCCAGAGGTGACCCAGAGGCCCGTGCCAGGCCATGGGACTTCCCAGCTCAAGCCCACCTCGTTTCACCTCTGCTGGGAGATTTCTGGCAAGTTGTTTCTGCTTGATCTCTGCTTAAATTCTTCCTCTAGCTCTTCTCTCGTTGTCTCCAAGCAGGTCCCACTCCAGAGAGggttttccagctgggagatgCCCCCCTGCTGAAGAAGACACCTCCAGCAAGGAGCTGAGGCAGAAAGGAAGCATCCAACCCATGCCAGGGACCAACTGCACCCCCAGCACTGAGTTCAGCTTCACGGGGTTCACCGAGGACCCGGTGGCTCAGGTCCTTCTCTTCCTGATGTTCTTGCTCATCTATCTCGTGTCCCTCCTGGGGAACCTGGGGCTGATCACCTTGATCAGGGCCAGCCCTCAGCTTCACACCCCCATGTACTACTTCTTGGGCAACCTGGCCTTTGCAGACCTCTGCTCTTCCACTGTCATCACCCCCAAGATGCTGGTGGATTTTCTGGGTGAGAAGAGAACCATTGCTTACTCGGGGTGTGTAGCTCAGGTGTTTGTTTTCGACCTCTTTGGGATGGCTGAGTGTTTCCTCCTGGCCTCCATGGCCTATGATCGTTACGTGGCCGTTTGCCAGCCCCTCCTCTACTCCTTTGCCATGTCCCCAAAGTGCTGTTCCCAGCTGGTGGTTGGCTCCTACCTGGTGGGCTTGGCAAACGGCGTGGGACAGACCATCGGCATGCTCAGCTTgtccttctgcagctccagcaccatCGACCTCTTCTTCTGTGACATCTCCCCTCTGATTGCCCTCTCAACCTCTGACACCACCCTCAGCCACCTCATCCTGAGAACTTCAGCCTCCTTGTTTGGGGTCTCCAGCGTCTCCATCGTCCTCGTCTCCTACCTGGCCATCATCTCCACCATCCTCAGCATCCAGTCCAGCTCAGGGAAACTCAAAGCCTTCTCCACCTGCACCTCCCACCTCTCCACTGTCAGCATCTTCTACGGGACATCACTTTTTATGTACCTGAAGCCCAGCTCAGACAGCTCGAGGGAAGATAAATGGGCTGCAGTGCTCTACACCGTGGTGACTCCCATGCTCAACCCCTTGATCTACAGCCTGAGGAACAAGGAGGTGAAGGAGGCTTGGAGGAGACtcacaaagagaaaatgagCTTGAACGTTGTGAGTCTGGGGACAGAGAGAATGGAAATGGGCAGGGGTGTGAGGGGGGGATTGCTCTGGTTTGGAATAAATAGCTCAGACTGAGACAATTTCTCGGAGCTTCTGCACTTtgaaggaatcacagaatcccaggttgggagggacctgaACTGAGCTGGGTCAGATGAGATCTGGTGCTGGGGtatcccccccttccctggggagacCATTCCCATGTCCAGTTGttctcagagtgaaaaatttccttctgGTGTCCAATCAGGAGCTCCCCAGGGATAACTTGCACCCATCCCCCCTTGTCTTCTCCATGGGAGCCCTGGTGTCACCATCCAagagtttttcttcttcatactCAGACCTCTTGAaacctccccagcacccaaTGTCCCAGCTGAAACCTGAGGttccaggaggcagctgggtgACCCAAACACAGCCAGAGAGCATCTCAGAGCTGGGATGTGGGAGTGATGAATCCCCCTGGAGGGCAGATCCCAGCCAGGAGTCTCCCTCCACTCCTCcacccctttccttctcccGTTGCCAGCACCAGAAGCCATCATCTCCCTGGTTCCCTGCCCAGAAGAGCTCAGGTTCTGTTCTTCAAACCCcacattttgctgctgctggtgcctcCAGGACCCTGAGGAGACCTTGATGAAATCCACTCAGGTTCCAAGAGGTTTGTTGAGCCATTAAGTTCACACAGGGCCAAGCAGTTGGGTCCTTTTTTTGTTCCCAAGGTTTCCTCCTCATTCCCTGCTTATTCTTTAACCCTTTGCCCTCCCAGTCTTATCTTATCAGCTCCCTTgggccccccctgccctggaGGGGGTGGCCTTGGCCAACtcatccccttcccccccccacacTGTCCCCTTGAGCCTTTGGGGACAGGGAATGTCCCTTGGGAAAGGCAGAGTCTGGGTTTGGCCTTGAAACTCGATGGCCAAGGCATCTCCCTCATGTTTTCCAAAGAGATTGGGGGAGAAAGTGTCTCCTTTTAAACACAGTTTGCTGCCctggagtgaaaaaaaacccaaaacccaacaaccccaATCTCCTGAGGTcctgggggaagaaggaaggaaggagggaaagagtTCTGATCCTACCACTGCTCCCTTCCATCCTGTCTCTGCCTTTGCCCCCACTCGTGGCTCAGAAAGAGGTTTTGAACCTGAGAAATGTGCATTTCCCACACCTGGAGCAAGGGGGAAGTGAGAAGGGGAAGGTTGGGGTGAGCAAAGCCAAGGAGacacccagggcagggctgctcccagctggctTCAGACCCCTGGGGTGTCAGCACCCCGGGGAGGGGGAAGGTTCTGGGGGGGACAGTTCTGGAGGGGGGTGGGTGATGCTCTGCACTGTGCAGCCCAGCAGtggcactgggaaggactgggtTGGATGCTGGCAGATGTCATTTGTGTCTCTGAGAtgagctcagctccagcagcccccaaaAAGAGGGAACAAGGAGGTGACCACCAAGGCGTGAGAGGTTTGTGAAGGGGAAGAGCAGccccctccttcccagctgGAAAATAACTGGGGTTGGgtctcctccccatccctggaggcgTTTAAAGGtatttggagctggtccttcAGGACATGGGTTGGGAGCTGACTCTGGTGTTGgtcagaggttggactggaggagcttggagggctcttccaacctaaaacgttctgggattctgtgatccaAAGATATCAAAGGAAATTTAAAGCAAAGATGTCAAAGCAATTCACCACGACCCTGTCTGCAATCAGCTGCTCTTTTCTCCAAGGAACAACCCCTCCCGTGGTtctcccctcctgctttcccAAGCACCAAACACCCATCCCAGGGCAGGTGGTGATTTGGAAGCCCACGATGCAAAATGGTTTCttcagggcagctctggggccCAAAATGAGCAGGTGGGAAATCAGAGAGACCTCAAAAAAGGGGCAAATGCTGAGTCCCCAGGGAAGAATTGAaccaggacaggctggagagcaaCGGGGTagagaaggaggtggaggtgaAGAATTATCTGGTGGCCACCACCAAGgtgaagaattatttcagaCACCAGGGCAGGCTGGAGAACAACTTGGCACGGAAAAAGGTGGAGGTTCTGGTGGCCACCAAGgtgaagaattatttcagacaccaggacaggctggagaacaACTTGGCAGGGAAAAAGGTGAAGGACCTGGTGGCCACCAAGGTGAAGAATTATCTCAGGCTGGAGAACAACTTGGCAGGGAAGAAGGTGGAGGATTTGGTGGCCACCAAGttgaagaattatttcagacaccaggacaggctggagaacaACTTGGTagagaaggaggtggaggtTCTGGTGGcctccaagctgcagaggaGCCACCAAAGCCACCAGCAGAACGttggcagctgggcaggggacTTTCCACACTGAAGCTCTTGAGCCACATCCCGAGGAATGGGGAAGTAAAAGCTGCTCTGAGAAGAGGAATTTTCCTGAAGAAACTGAGAGTCAGGCGTGGTGAGAAAAGGGAAGTGAGAAGAAATAGTAACAGGAAGTTCTGAAACCATCCAGGCGTGGGGTTGAGGTCACCTCTCGtgggagaaggctctgggtttattttgtttttgtaatgtaaggacagagggagaaaaatcagtGATCTGAACACCAAAGTGTGAGGCCAGCaggtgggatgagggggaaatgaaggaaagaaagaagaaggaggaatgaagaaggaggaaagaaaaaggagggaagaaaaaggaggaaagaaaggagggaagacaggagggaagaaaaaggagggaagaaaaaggagggaagaaaaaggagggaagaagaaggagggaagaaaggagggaagaaaaaggagggaaaaaaggagaaaagaaggaggaaaggaggaaagaaaggaggaaagaagaaggaggaaagaagaaggaggaaagaaggaaagaaagaaggaaagaaaggagaagcaaagaaagaagagaagaaaagaagaagaaaaaagagaagaagaaaagaagagaagaagtggaaaaagaagaaaaagaaggaaaaaaagtactgGTTGGGATCCTTGGAGAAGAAGTACCCAAGGGTGAGCTCCCTGTGCCACCTCATgcctgggggaggtgtcccctCCCTTGGGGACAACTCCTGGGGAGCTTCA from Heliangelus exortis chromosome 18, bHelExo1.hap1, whole genome shotgun sequence carries:
- the LOC139804496 gene encoding olfactory receptor 5G3-like gives rise to the protein MPGTNCTPSTEFSFTGFTEDPVAQVLLFLMFLLIYLVSLLGNLGLITLIRASPQLHTPMYYFLGNLAFADLCSSTVITPKMLVDFLGEKRTIAYSGCVAQVFVFDLFGMAECFLLASMAYDRYVAVCQPLLYSFAMSPKCCSQLVVGSYLVGLANGVGQTIGMLSLSFCSSSTIDLFFCDISPLIALSTSDTTLSHLILRTSASLFGVSSVSIVLVSYLAIISTILSIQSSSGKLKAFSTCTSHLSTVSIFYGTSLFMYLKPSSDSSREDKWAAVLYTVVTPMLNPLIYSLRNKEVKEAWRRLTKRK